Proteins encoded together in one Ciona intestinalis chromosome 3, KH, whole genome shotgun sequence window:
- the LOC100179045 gene encoding uncharacterized protein LOC100179045 isoform X1 gives MIALRVLVSLYIVAKAVHGTSTTPAPVEYRKASRTCCAISDSSSSPGCAMTNLVAGLNLQIAFSPSYPNRFPIDRMCSWSIRCRKEHRIRIEFRDFYLIMPAERGCVDQSVLIWSPLTNRQMGPFCGNSGLPTIVSAGNLLVVKLKSEIPVSGEDYRGFTMAFKETSEDPTIELQIPNWHSNDAIRLDEPALVAAVNRLQPYPSGVTVLPSARPGRTGNLRNRTRNNPLRPRPPSRRPTPSRRPEAPDFARPNGGISNGRNVYGQNRRTNMGIARYNWPQNKRKSKKSTLPLKLEVLIGIGIGGVVGIAFIIFLICCINRKCKDNKNKQPDVVASANNIELSEREGERASGYVADRGSSSAPLASQHTGHRVTQPSPDTHTKHAQRENKAYVPDNPYSSYPPAYPYPSPNPPIYNSMPPMVDPSLAYQQGYPNNYGQVGMYGTLNQPVHTPPPVMLYDTASGAIFNSSQLQVVPANMQPIPDTTNQQPETGRSCAIPSTRDRSRPRKMRRTRKSATLNQERTRRSTKQKPTEPSATARTRQKRRRQKKRR, from the exons ATGATAGCGCTACGTGTTCTTGTATCTTTGTACATCGTTGCTAAAGCGGTTCATGGCACCAGCACCACGCCAGCACCCGTTGAGTATCGAAAAG CATCGAGAACATGCTGTGCCATATCCGACTCTTCTAGTTCACCGGGATGTGCGATGACAAACCTTGTCGCTGGGTTGAATCTTCAAATCGCGTTTTCACCGAGTTACCCAAACAGATTTCCAATCGATAGAATGTGTTCCTGGTC AATTCGTTGCCGCAAGGAACACCGGATCCGAATCGAGTTTCGCGACTTCTACCTGATAATGCCAGCGGAACGCGGATGCGTTGATCAGTCTGTACTTATCTGGTCGCCTCTTACTAACAGACAGATGGGTCCGTTCTGTGGAAACAGCGGCCTTCCTACCATAGTGTCTGCAG GAAACCTTCTGGTTGTCAAACTGAAATCTGAAATACCAGTGTCCGGTGAAGACTACCGCGGGTTCACAATGGCTTTCAAAGAGACATCGGAAGACCCGACTATAGAAT TACAAATCCCCAACTGGCACAGCAACGATGCTATACGGTTAGACGAACCAGCACTCGTAGCAGCTGTCAATAGACTGCAACCGTATCCATCGGGTGTGACGGTACTACCATCTGCAAG acCTGGCAGAACGGGTAATTTGAGAAATCGAACCAGAAACAATCCGCTACGTCCACGACCACCGTCTCGTAGACCAa CCCCTTCACGTCGCCCGGAAGCACCAGACTTCGCCCGGCCTAACGGCGGGATTTCTAACGGTCGCAATGTTTATGGCCAAAACCGAAGGACCAACATGGGTATTG CAAGGTATAACTGGCCACAAAACAAACGAAAATCCAAGAAATCGACACTTCCGTTAAAACTTGAAGTTTTGATTGGAATTGGCATTGGAGGGGTTGTGGGAATTGCCTTTATTATCTTTCTTATTTGCTGCATCAACCGCAAGTGTAAAGACAACAAGAATAAACAACCCGATGTTGTTGCATCAGCTAATAACATTGAGCTTTCAGAACGTGAAGGAGAAAGGGCGTCCGGATACGTTGCAG ATCGAGGTTCTTCGTCGGCACCCTTGGCCTCACAACATACTGGCCATCGTGTTACACAACCTTCGCCTGACACACACACAAAACATGCTcaacgcgagaataaagcttACGTGCCTGACAATCCATACTCTTCCTACCCACCCGCATATCCGTACCCGAGTCCGAATCCGCCAATTTACAACAGCATGCCACCAATGGTCGACCCAAGCCTTGCATATCAGCAGGGATACCCGAATAATTACGGCCAAGTTGGAATGTACGGGACCCTTAACCAACCGGTCCATACACCACCTCCAGTTATGCTGTACGATACAGCAAGTGGCGCAATTTTTAACTCGTCTCAGCTTCAAGTAGTTCCAGCTAACATGCAACCGATCCCTGATACGACGAACCAGCAACCTGAAACTGGACGAAGCTGTGCTATTCCGTCAACCAGAGACCGCAGTCGTCCAAGAAAAATGCGGCGCACTCGCAAATCAGCAACTCTAAACCAGGAACGTACTCGAAGATCAACTAAACAGAAACCAACTGAACCATCTGCAACTGCAAGAACTCGCCAAAAACGGAGGAGACAAAAGAAACGGCGTTGA
- the LOC100179045 gene encoding uncharacterized protein LOC100179045 isoform X2 has product MIALRVLVSLYIVAKAVHGTSTTPAPVEYRKASRTCCAISDSSSSPGCAMTNLVAGLNLQIAFSPSYPNRFPIDRMCSWSIRCRKEHRIRIEFRDFYLIMPAERGCVDQSVLIWSPLTNRQMGPFCGNSGLPTIVSAGNLLVVKLKSEIPVSGEDYRGFTMAFKETSEDPTIELQIPNWHSNDAIRLDEPALVAAVNRLQPYPSGVTVLPSARPGRTGNLRNRTRNNPLRPRPPSRRPTRYNWPQNKRKSKKSTLPLKLEVLIGIGIGGVVGIAFIIFLICCINRKCKDNKNKQPDVVASANNIELSEREGERASGYVADRGSSSAPLASQHTGHRVTQPSPDTHTKHAQRENKAYVPDNPYSSYPPAYPYPSPNPPIYNSMPPMVDPSLAYQQGYPNNYGQVGMYGTLNQPVHTPPPVMLYDTASGAIFNSSQLQVVPANMQPIPDTTNQQPETGRSCAIPSTRDRSRPRKMRRTRKSATLNQERTRRSTKQKPTEPSATARTRQKRRRQKKRR; this is encoded by the exons ATGATAGCGCTACGTGTTCTTGTATCTTTGTACATCGTTGCTAAAGCGGTTCATGGCACCAGCACCACGCCAGCACCCGTTGAGTATCGAAAAG CATCGAGAACATGCTGTGCCATATCCGACTCTTCTAGTTCACCGGGATGTGCGATGACAAACCTTGTCGCTGGGTTGAATCTTCAAATCGCGTTTTCACCGAGTTACCCAAACAGATTTCCAATCGATAGAATGTGTTCCTGGTC AATTCGTTGCCGCAAGGAACACCGGATCCGAATCGAGTTTCGCGACTTCTACCTGATAATGCCAGCGGAACGCGGATGCGTTGATCAGTCTGTACTTATCTGGTCGCCTCTTACTAACAGACAGATGGGTCCGTTCTGTGGAAACAGCGGCCTTCCTACCATAGTGTCTGCAG GAAACCTTCTGGTTGTCAAACTGAAATCTGAAATACCAGTGTCCGGTGAAGACTACCGCGGGTTCACAATGGCTTTCAAAGAGACATCGGAAGACCCGACTATAGAAT TACAAATCCCCAACTGGCACAGCAACGATGCTATACGGTTAGACGAACCAGCACTCGTAGCAGCTGTCAATAGACTGCAACCGTATCCATCGGGTGTGACGGTACTACCATCTGCAAG acCTGGCAGAACGGGTAATTTGAGAAATCGAACCAGAAACAATCCGCTACGTCCACGACCACCGTCTCGTAGACCAa CAAGGTATAACTGGCCACAAAACAAACGAAAATCCAAGAAATCGACACTTCCGTTAAAACTTGAAGTTTTGATTGGAATTGGCATTGGAGGGGTTGTGGGAATTGCCTTTATTATCTTTCTTATTTGCTGCATCAACCGCAAGTGTAAAGACAACAAGAATAAACAACCCGATGTTGTTGCATCAGCTAATAACATTGAGCTTTCAGAACGTGAAGGAGAAAGGGCGTCCGGATACGTTGCAG ATCGAGGTTCTTCGTCGGCACCCTTGGCCTCACAACATACTGGCCATCGTGTTACACAACCTTCGCCTGACACACACACAAAACATGCTcaacgcgagaataaagcttACGTGCCTGACAATCCATACTCTTCCTACCCACCCGCATATCCGTACCCGAGTCCGAATCCGCCAATTTACAACAGCATGCCACCAATGGTCGACCCAAGCCTTGCATATCAGCAGGGATACCCGAATAATTACGGCCAAGTTGGAATGTACGGGACCCTTAACCAACCGGTCCATACACCACCTCCAGTTATGCTGTACGATACAGCAAGTGGCGCAATTTTTAACTCGTCTCAGCTTCAAGTAGTTCCAGCTAACATGCAACCGATCCCTGATACGACGAACCAGCAACCTGAAACTGGACGAAGCTGTGCTATTCCGTCAACCAGAGACCGCAGTCGTCCAAGAAAAATGCGGCGCACTCGCAAATCAGCAACTCTAAACCAGGAACGTACTCGAAGATCAACTAAACAGAAACCAACTGAACCATCTGCAACTGCAAGAACTCGCCAAAAACGGAGGAGACAAAAGAAACGGCGTTGA